The following proteins are co-located in the Verrucomicrobiia bacterium genome:
- the metK gene encoding methionine adenosyltransferase: MSKNFIFSSESVGEGHPDKVCDTISDAVLDACLAQDPRSRVACETYAKSNLVVVGGEITTKAKLDFNDIARAAIREIGYTHDDDVFHADKVLIMNAITSQSPDISQGVDAKAADGKDTAEQGAGDQGLMFGYACTETPELMPAPVMYAHQLGRELTRIRKAGKVDWLRPDAKSQVSVQYENDQPVRITNVVISTQHAEDVKHKEIKDFITKEIIKKVLPAHLLDKKTQFLINPTGRFVVGGPQGDTGLTGRKIIVDSYGGMGRHGGGAFSGKDPSKVDRSAAYMGRYVAKNIVAAGLATSAEIQFAYAIGYPDPVSVCVNTFGTGVVSDEAIEKAVQEVFSFKPAAIIKQLNLLRPIYSKTTNYGHFGKVDDLNSITWEKTDKAAALKKAAKNL; this comes from the coding sequence ATGAGCAAAAACTTCATCTTCTCTTCCGAGTCCGTCGGCGAAGGCCATCCGGACAAAGTCTGCGATACTATTTCTGATGCCGTTCTCGACGCCTGCCTCGCGCAGGACCCGCGCAGCCGCGTCGCCTGCGAGACCTACGCCAAGAGCAACCTCGTGGTCGTCGGCGGTGAGATCACCACCAAGGCCAAGCTTGACTTCAACGACATCGCCCGCGCCGCCATTCGCGAAATCGGTTACACGCACGACGACGACGTTTTCCATGCCGACAAAGTGCTCATCATGAACGCCATCACCTCGCAAAGCCCCGATATTTCCCAGGGCGTTGATGCGAAGGCTGCCGACGGCAAGGACACCGCCGAACAAGGTGCCGGCGATCAGGGCCTCATGTTCGGTTACGCCTGCACCGAGACTCCCGAACTGATGCCCGCGCCCGTCATGTATGCGCATCAACTCGGCCGCGAACTCACTCGCATCCGCAAGGCCGGCAAGGTGGATTGGCTTCGCCCCGATGCCAAGAGCCAGGTCTCCGTTCAATACGAGAACGACCAACCCGTGCGCATCACCAACGTCGTTATCTCCACCCAACACGCCGAAGACGTGAAGCACAAGGAGATCAAGGATTTCATTACCAAGGAAATCATCAAAAAAGTTTTGCCCGCGCACCTGCTCGACAAAAAGACCCAGTTCCTCATCAATCCCACGGGTCGTTTCGTCGTCGGTGGACCGCAGGGCGATACCGGTCTGACCGGCCGCAAGATCATCGTGGACAGCTACGGCGGCATGGGTCGTCACGGTGGCGGCGCGTTCAGCGGCAAAGATCCGTCAAAGGTGGACCGCAGCGCTGCCTACATGGGCCGTTACGTTGCGAAAAATATTGTCGCCGCCGGCCTCGCCACCAGCGCGGAAATCCAGTTCGCCTACGCCATCGGTTATCCTGATCCCGTGTCCGTTTGCGTGAACACCTTCGGCACCGGCGTCGTCAGCGACGAAGCCATCGAAAAAGCCGTGCAGGAAGTTTTCAGCTTCAAGCCCGCCGCGATCATCAAGCAACTCAACCTCCTCCGACCCATCTACTCGAAGACCACCAACTACGGTCACTTCGGCAAGGTGGACGACTTGAATAGCATCACTTGGGAAAAAACCGACAAAGCCGCAGCTCTGAAAAAGGCAGCGAAGAATTTGTAA
- a CDS encoding TMEM14 family protein, which translates to MLNPLTILWVYIVLLFLGGLVGFLKAGSKMSLIMSAAFAVILILCAIRIITYPLAADYVMLFLLLFFAVRLTKSKKFMPNGLMSIITLAALVLRHVHF; encoded by the coding sequence ATGTTAAATCCGCTCACCATACTTTGGGTTTATATCGTGCTGCTGTTCCTCGGCGGCCTTGTTGGCTTTCTCAAGGCCGGCAGCAAAATGTCCCTCATCATGTCCGCCGCGTTCGCGGTCATTCTCATCCTTTGCGCCATCCGCATCATCACTTATCCGCTGGCCGCCGATTACGTGATGCTGTTCCTGCTGCTCTTTTTCGCCGTGCGCCTCACCAAGTCCAAAAAATTTATGCCCAACGGCCTGATGTCCATCATCACGCTCGCCGCTCTCGTTCTCCGCCACGTCCATTTTTAA
- the hrpB gene encoding ATP-dependent helicase HrpB, with the protein MLPIWQIHDSILRVLREGNRLVLVAPTGSGKTTQVPQMLLDAGLAGDRKIVVLQPRRVAARTVAARVAWERQVKLGAEVGYQIRFDDVTSLGTRICFVTEGILLRWLQNDRDLADVGIILFDEFHERNLLSDVALALAKQLQQSRRPDLKIVVMSATLDAEPVADYLSTASVSDNSALRTPHSALPCPILISEGQSFPVEVRYLDSHDERPATEQAADAIERIVNSGAHGDILVFMPGMGEIASTINACRAMHTTERVALIPLHGELQPEEQDLAFAPNPLRKIVVATNVAETSVTIDGIRHVVDSGQARIARYDAERGIGTLAIEEISRASADQRKGRAGRTAPGTCYRLWTQSGHLNRPERNTPEIQRSDLAEVVLLLHSLHISKAAQFDWLDKPDAIAVERAENLLQMLGALDSAAAELTPIGRQMLHLPMHPRYSRMLIEAARLGCVKPAALCAALVSGRDLLQRLRRDDKHIAEARELFEASQDSDFFTLMRAYEFARKGNFNFDQCRRYGIHAQSARQVEQTYQQLIQIAEKKLPSTDNRIDDTALLRCLMAGFIDQLCIRRDLGTLDCDLTEGRTGALVRESVVQNSPLFVVASIREVPGRGEKPLTLLGLASAVKLEWISQTFPQHITVQVEHLYDRTHKRVAAIRMVRFRDLVIHHEHQREMDDAASGRCLAEAARKEYFELPLLNHEIKQFIGRVNLVCAVMPELDFPPFDEAAITKCLATAFAGLTLAKEAQAVHLREHFLRHLAKEQVAWLDELLPLTIPWPDGRKLKLLYAEDATGKDGEPNPPELQVKLTECFPLKEHPLLCEGKLSVKLWLATPDGKRLDSTLDWPSFRTSVYPKLKPALQKKFPGTMWP; encoded by the coding sequence ATGTTGCCCATTTGGCAAATTCACGATTCGATTCTCCGCGTCCTCCGCGAAGGCAACCGCCTCGTGCTCGTCGCACCCACCGGTTCCGGCAAGACCACGCAAGTCCCGCAGATGCTCCTCGACGCCGGCCTCGCTGGTGATCGCAAAATCGTGGTGCTGCAACCGCGCCGCGTCGCCGCCCGCACCGTCGCCGCGCGCGTCGCGTGGGAGCGCCAGGTCAAACTCGGCGCGGAAGTCGGCTACCAAATTCGTTTCGATGATGTCACCAGCCTTGGCACGCGCATTTGTTTTGTGACCGAAGGAATTTTGTTGCGCTGGTTGCAGAACGACCGCGACCTCGCCGACGTCGGCATCATTCTCTTCGACGAATTTCACGAACGCAATTTACTCAGCGACGTCGCTCTTGCCCTCGCCAAACAACTCCAACAATCCCGCCGCCCCGATCTAAAAATCGTAGTGATGTCCGCCACGTTAGACGCCGAACCCGTTGCCGATTATCTCTCCACCGCCTCCGTTTCCGACAATTCCGCACTCCGCACTCCGCATTCCGCACTGCCCTGCCCCATTCTCATCTCAGAGGGCCAAAGCTTTCCCGTCGAAGTCCGCTACCTCGACAGCCACGACGAACGCCCTGCCACCGAACAAGCCGCCGATGCCATCGAACGCATCGTCAATTCCGGCGCGCACGGCGACATCCTCGTTTTCATGCCCGGCATGGGCGAAATCGCCAGCACCATCAACGCCTGCCGCGCCATGCACACCACCGAACGCGTCGCGCTGATTCCCCTTCACGGCGAATTGCAACCCGAAGAGCAGGACCTCGCCTTCGCGCCGAATCCGCTTCGCAAAATTGTCGTCGCCACTAATGTCGCCGAAACTTCCGTCACCATTGACGGCATCCGCCACGTCGTGGACAGCGGCCAGGCCCGCATCGCGCGTTACGACGCCGAGCGCGGCATCGGCACTTTGGCGATCGAGGAAATCAGCCGCGCCTCCGCCGACCAGCGCAAAGGCCGCGCCGGCCGCACCGCGCCGGGAACGTGCTACCGCCTATGGACGCAAAGCGGACACCTCAATCGTCCCGAGCGCAACACGCCCGAAATCCAGCGCAGCGATCTTGCGGAAGTCGTTTTGCTCCTGCACTCGCTCCATATTTCCAAGGCCGCGCAATTCGACTGGCTCGACAAGCCCGACGCCATCGCCGTGGAACGCGCGGAAAATCTTTTGCAAATGCTCGGCGCGCTTGATTCCGCCGCCGCCGAACTCACGCCCATCGGCCGCCAGATGCTGCATTTGCCGATGCACCCGCGTTACTCGCGCATGCTCATCGAGGCCGCGCGCCTCGGCTGCGTCAAACCCGCCGCGCTCTGCGCCGCGCTCGTCAGCGGACGCGATCTTCTCCAGCGCCTGCGCCGCGATGACAAACACATCGCCGAGGCGCGCGAACTGTTTGAAGCCAGCCAGGACTCCGATTTTTTCACGCTCATGCGCGCCTACGAATTTGCGCGAAAAGGCAATTTCAACTTCGACCAATGCCGCCGCTACGGCATCCACGCCCAATCCGCGCGCCAGGTTGAGCAAACGTATCAGCAACTCATCCAAATCGCCGAAAAAAAATTACCCTCGACCGATAATCGCATTGACGACACCGCCCTACTCCGTTGTTTGATGGCCGGTTTTATTGATCAACTTTGCATCCGCCGCGATCTTGGCACGCTTGATTGCGACCTCACCGAAGGCCGCACCGGCGCGCTCGTGCGCGAGAGCGTGGTGCAAAATTCCCCGCTGTTCGTCGTCGCCTCCATTCGCGAAGTTCCCGGACGCGGCGAAAAACCGCTCACGCTCCTCGGCCTCGCCAGCGCCGTCAAACTCGAGTGGATTTCCCAGACCTTTCCCCAGCACATCACCGTGCAAGTCGAACATCTCTACGACCGCACGCACAAACGCGTCGCTGCGATTCGCATGGTCCGCTTCCGCGACCTCGTCATCCACCATGAGCACCAGCGTGAGATGGACGACGCCGCATCCGGCCGTTGCCTCGCCGAAGCCGCGCGCAAAGAATATTTTGAGCTTCCGCTGCTCAATCACGAAATCAAACAATTCATCGGTCGTGTGAATCTTGTTTGCGCCGTCATGCCCGAACTGGATTTTCCTCCCTTCGACGAAGCCGCCATTACCAAGTGTCTCGCCACCGCCTTCGCCGGCCTCACGCTGGCTAAAGAAGCCCAAGCCGTTCATCTGCGCGAACATTTTTTAAGACATCTCGCCAAGGAACAAGTCGCCTGGCTCGATGAATTATTGCCGCTCACGATACCGTGGCCTGACGGACGCAAACTCAAACTCCTCTACGCCGAAGATGCCACCGGCAAAGACGGCGAGCCCAACCCGCCCGAGTTGCAGGTGAAACTTACGGAATGCTTCCCGCTCAAGGAACACCCCCTGCTTTGCGAAGGCAAACTCTCCGTCAAACTCTGGCTCGCCACGCCCGACGGCAAACGCCTCGACTCCACCCTCGATTGGCCCTCCTTCAGAACGAGCGTCTATCCCAAACTCAAGCCCGCCCTCCAAAAAAAATTCCCCGGCACGATGTGGCCATAG
- a CDS encoding CPXCG motif-containing cysteine-rich protein, with product MQVSETIQCPFCGQSFDLTIDTSIPSQTFTTDCEICCRPFEVTVECEPGEILGLDVSGN from the coding sequence ATGCAAGTTTCCGAAACCATCCAATGCCCCTTCTGCGGCCAGAGCTTCGACCTCACCATTGACACCAGCATCCCTTCACAGACCTTCACTACCGATTGTGAGATCTGCTGCCGCCCCTTTGAAGTCACCGTCGAATGCGAGCCCGGCGAAATTCTTGGCTTGGATGTCTCCGGCAATTAG
- the ahcY gene encoding adenosylhomocysteinase — translation MAAIKLPKSPKNRLPKNGNGSKQDYKVADIGLADSGRKEITIAEAEMPGLMSIRKKYAVGKPLKGVRITGSLHMTIQTAVLIETLVDLGADVRWASCNIFSTQDNAAAAIAKAGVPVFAWKGESLEEYWDCTLDAVRHPNGKGPELVVDDGGDVTLLIHKGYQLEDGDKWVTSPSGSHEEQVIKNLLKKVYKENPTFWHNIVKDWKGVSEETTTGVHRLYQMKEAGKLLVPAINVNDSVTKSKFDNLYGCRESLADGIKRATDVMVAGKVAVVAGYGDVGKGSAHSLRGFGARVIVTEIDPINALQAAMEGFEVTTLEDTLGTGDIYVTTTGNCDIITLEHMAKMKDQAIVCNIGHFDNEIQIDRLNNAKGVTRLNIKPQVDRYTFADGHCIYMLAEGRLVNLGCAHGHPSFVMSNSFSNQTLAQLDLWANRESYEPTVYRLSKKLDEEVARLHLEKIGVKLTKLSKKQADYLGVHVEGPYKPDHYRY, via the coding sequence ATGGCTGCTATTAAATTGCCCAAGTCGCCGAAAAACCGCCTGCCGAAAAACGGCAACGGTTCTAAACAAGACTATAAAGTTGCCGACATCGGTCTCGCCGATTCCGGCCGCAAAGAAATCACCATCGCCGAAGCTGAAATGCCCGGCCTCATGTCTATCCGCAAAAAATATGCGGTGGGCAAGCCGTTGAAAGGCGTGCGCATCACCGGTTCGTTGCACATGACTATTCAGACCGCCGTTCTCATCGAGACGCTCGTGGATCTCGGCGCGGACGTTCGCTGGGCTAGTTGCAATATCTTCTCCACGCAGGACAACGCTGCCGCGGCCATTGCCAAAGCCGGCGTTCCCGTCTTCGCCTGGAAAGGCGAATCGCTCGAAGAATATTGGGATTGCACTCTCGACGCCGTCCGTCATCCGAATGGCAAAGGCCCCGAACTCGTCGTTGACGACGGCGGCGACGTGACGCTGCTCATCCACAAAGGTTATCAGCTTGAAGATGGCGACAAGTGGGTAACGTCACCTTCCGGCAGCCACGAAGAACAAGTCATCAAAAACTTGCTTAAGAAAGTTTATAAAGAGAATCCTACCTTCTGGCACAACATCGTGAAGGATTGGAAAGGTGTTTCAGAAGAAACCACCACCGGCGTCCATCGTCTCTATCAGATGAAGGAAGCGGGCAAGCTGCTCGTCCCCGCCATCAACGTAAACGACTCGGTCACCAAGAGCAAATTCGACAATCTCTACGGTTGCCGCGAATCCCTCGCCGACGGCATCAAGCGCGCCACCGACGTCATGGTCGCGGGCAAAGTTGCGGTCGTTGCCGGTTACGGCGATGTCGGCAAAGGTTCGGCGCATTCACTTCGCGGTTTCGGCGCGCGCGTCATCGTCACCGAGATTGACCCCATCAATGCGCTTCAAGCCGCGATGGAAGGTTTCGAAGTCACCACGCTCGAAGACACCCTCGGCACGGGCGACATCTACGTGACCACGACCGGTAATTGCGACATCATCACGCTCGAACACATGGCCAAGATGAAAGACCAGGCCATCGTCTGCAACATCGGCCACTTCGACAATGAGATCCAGATTGACCGCTTGAACAACGCCAAAGGCGTCACTCGGCTCAACATCAAACCGCAAGTGGATCGCTACACCTTCGCCGATGGCCATTGCATCTACATGCTCGCCGAAGGCCGCCTCGTGAACCTTGGTTGCGCCCATGGCCATCCGAGCTTCGTGATGTCCAATTCGTTCTCGAACCAAACCCTCGCGCAACTCGACCTCTGGGCGAACCGCGAATCCTATGAACCCACCGTCTATCGTCTCTCCAAGAAACTCGACGAAGAAGTGGCCCGCCTGCACCTCGAAAAAATCGGCGTGAAGCTCACCAAGCTCAGTAAAAAACAAGCCGACTACCTCGGCGTCCACGTCGAAGGCCCCTACAAACCCGACCACTACCGCTACTAA
- a CDS encoding DUF2191 domain-containing protein: protein MQTTIQLDDVVFAEATKLASESGRDLSHLIEQTLRDKIAAKIAVPPQPSFHLTTSGGGGLLPGVDLDNSAALLDRMESQK from the coding sequence ATGCAAACGACGATTCAACTGGATGATGTTGTATTTGCGGAGGCGACGAAGCTGGCCAGTGAAAGCGGACGTGATTTGTCTCATTTAATTGAGCAAACACTTCGCGACAAAATTGCCGCTAAGATAGCCGTCCCACCTCAACCATCTTTTCATCTGACAACATCTGGCGGCGGAGGTCTTCTTCCGGGAGTTGATCTTGATAACTCGGCGGCGTTGCTTGATCGCATGGAATCGCAAAAATGA
- a CDS encoding Uma2 family endonuclease produces MAAYRALGEAGLIPKNTELLYGLVYTKISKSPFHSFLVARLLRLLEAVIKPGCLIRSEQPITCSDSEPEPDVSVVRGTESDFFAEHPHTAELVVEICVTSHDYDRSKLRAYASAGVKECWFVLAPEKQIEVYRKPLGEQFTERTTHGPGGTLASIALPEFVLTLENLFAK; encoded by the coding sequence GTGGCCGCGTATCGCGCGCTGGGCGAAGCGGGCTTGATTCCCAAAAATACCGAACTTCTCTATGGTTTGGTTTACACCAAAATATCCAAGTCGCCATTTCATAGCTTTCTGGTTGCCCGTCTGCTGCGCCTGTTGGAGGCAGTGATTAAACCCGGCTGCCTAATCCGATCGGAGCAACCGATAACCTGTTCCGATTCCGAACCGGAGCCTGACGTCTCCGTTGTGCGCGGCACCGAAAGCGATTTTTTTGCCGAGCATCCCCACACTGCGGAATTGGTTGTCGAAATCTGTGTGACCAGCCACGACTATGATCGCTCGAAATTGCGCGCTTATGCTTCTGCCGGTGTGAAAGAATGCTGGTTCGTGCTGGCGCCGGAAAAACAGATCGAGGTTTACCGGAAACCGCTGGGCGAGCAGTTCACTGAACGCACGACCCACGGACCAGGCGGAACACTCGCCAGTATCGCTTTGCCGGAATTTGTTCTGACGCTCGAAAATCTCTTCGCGAAGTAA
- a CDS encoding type II toxin-antitoxin system VapC family toxin, protein MILPDVNVLVYANRVDARDHLRYRSWLEGVVQNGQLYGLSDFVLSAFLRLVTNPRIFQVPTAIDRALDFTKQIREQTNCRVIVPGVRHWQIFTTLCRDTPAVGNLVPDAWLAALAIESGCELITTDRDFKKFPGLRSKHPLD, encoded by the coding sequence ATGATTTTGCCGGATGTAAATGTCCTGGTGTATGCAAATCGTGTAGATGCCAGGGATCATCTCCGGTATCGGTCATGGCTTGAGGGGGTTGTTCAGAATGGCCAGCTATATGGGTTAAGTGATTTTGTTTTGAGCGCTTTCCTGCGATTAGTAACCAATCCGCGCATTTTTCAAGTGCCGACCGCGATTGATCGTGCATTGGATTTCACCAAGCAAATCAGGGAGCAGACAAACTGCCGTGTGATTGTCCCGGGCGTCCGTCATTGGCAGATTTTCACAACTTTATGCAGAGATACTCCGGCTGTCGGCAACCTCGTTCCAGATGCGTGGCTGGCTGCGCTTGCCATAGAATCCGGTTGCGAATTGATTACAACGGATCGCGACTTTAAAAAATTTCCTGGACTGCGGTCGAAACATCCTCTCGACTAG
- a CDS encoding cysteine peptidase family C39 domain-containing protein: protein MNPWVESLGVLLIAVGGTLLGAWCSRLPNRYWLIGYFIPLFLIALYAVASRFPILIFTPPISWMMLGRAKFASVGFIGAMMLTTPLLKLPLRRDRIALGCLGAVIVLLASVWPFLAPAFNHDYLASLVTRIDSDGVCLQNTAYTCGPASAVTALRKLGLPAEEGQVAILAHTSAAAGTPPDVLAQALAQEYSARGLVCTYRHFASVDELKRAGLTLAVVKFNLVLDHYVTVLDVSGDTVTVGDPLNGLTKMTFVEFADKWRFEGVVLSRK from the coding sequence ATGAATCCGTGGGTGGAATCATTGGGAGTTTTGCTAATTGCAGTGGGAGGAACACTCCTGGGCGCGTGGTGTTCACGCCTGCCGAACCGATACTGGCTCATCGGCTATTTCATCCCGCTATTCCTGATCGCGCTCTACGCCGTCGCCAGCCGATTCCCCATACTTATATTCACGCCGCCGATTTCATGGATGATGCTGGGCCGGGCAAAATTCGCCAGCGTCGGTTTCATCGGCGCGATGATGCTCACTACGCCCCTGCTGAAACTGCCGTTGCGGCGCGACCGCATTGCGCTTGGCTGTCTTGGCGCGGTCATCGTTCTCCTCGCTTCCGTGTGGCCGTTCCTTGCGCCCGCTTTCAATCACGATTATCTGGCGAGCCTCGTCACGCGCATTGATTCCGACGGCGTCTGCCTGCAAAACACCGCCTACACGTGCGGTCCCGCATCTGCTGTAACTGCCCTGCGCAAACTCGGCCTGCCCGCCGAAGAAGGCCAGGTCGCGATTCTCGCGCACACCAGCGCGGCCGCCGGGACTCCGCCCGATGTCCTTGCTCAAGCGCTCGCGCAAGAATATTCAGCGCGCGGTCTTGTCTGCACGTATCGCCATTTCGCCAGCGTGGATGAATTGAAACGCGCCGGACTGACACTTGCCGTCGTGAAATTCAATCTCGTCCTCGACCATTATGTGACAGTTCTTGATGTCAGTGGCGATACCGTCACCGTCGGCGATCCACTCAACGGCCTCACCAAAATGACCTTCGTCGAATTCGCGGACAAGTGGCGTTTTGAAGGCGTCGTGCTCTCGCGCAAATAA
- a CDS encoding type II toxin-antitoxin system HicB family antitoxin codes for MKKFTAIVHRGEPDEGGFWATCLEVPGANGQWKTREECLVNLGSAVRDLIELNQ; via the coding sequence ATGAAAAAATTTACGGCTATTGTGCATCGGGGAGAGCCGGATGAAGGCGGTTTTTGGGCCACATGTTTGGAAGTGCCTGGAGCAAATGGGCAGTGGAAAACACGCGAGGAATGTCTCGTCAATCTTGGATCGGCAGTGCGAGATTTGATTGAATTGAACCAATGA
- a CDS encoding M48 family metallopeptidase — translation MISGHDPRNCAAGKPPAKPKNHRWPSFFKSLPIPLVVLVLFYFAPHWLNSKVRNQIIGDLNNNTRLTAAERNDRIEFFSKVDFAKVALDGAPELATLHEGLVKAGLAQTYRFLRWGFGASLLLVVMQLAAMGYMTILNSKAKESQENLIRNYKLGWRIGMTCAFIQILLLVPLLTYASYEFPIIWADHWYPKLVLVIVILGGTVLITSAKILLTKVPLRFNEPMSRRVSRAEAPELWDAVLTAAARLNATPPDNIIIGLQLNFYVTELAVWDGKELAQGRTLFLSYPLLKQLPEEEIIAIIGHELGHFIGDDTRLTREFYPLHLKTHGTLVALAGAKYIGWTTLHFLNFFDWSFAETKNTVSRRRELLADSKAAAVTSPRVAASALVRFHVLLEAFKQGMVDAVTKGGQSPLDIPLHTVVREKLPAGVAFWDELFQQKLPHPLDTHPALHVRLEALGQTIDAKAAEALAVQENESAYSRWLAHRSELFADLRNQADAAIGTMRSRAQVTTADYQTADGRELLDKHFPVRKWKSSARAFWICLIVFGCLAGGLVALAMFLPAEMGPLRIFFAFFALLPVYGVGVLWVRHRNGELTLDANGLSYTGWHRQLRFADLQKISYRKTYGSVSATFHLKQAQRPFWKMTLFEFKRKNLSYSFSGLAGVKQLTVAQTIFNYFTRQIPK, via the coding sequence ATGATTTCAGGGCACGATCCCCGCAACTGCGCCGCCGGCAAACCACCGGCCAAGCCGAAGAACCATCGCTGGCCGTCGTTCTTCAAAAGTTTGCCAATCCCACTGGTGGTGCTGGTGCTTTTTTATTTTGCGCCGCATTGGCTGAACTCCAAAGTGCGCAACCAGATCATCGGCGATCTCAATAATAACACCCGCCTTACCGCCGCCGAACGAAACGACCGCATCGAATTTTTTTCCAAAGTGGATTTTGCCAAGGTCGCGTTGGACGGTGCACCGGAACTTGCCACCTTGCATGAGGGACTCGTCAAGGCGGGCCTCGCCCAAACCTATCGCTTTCTGCGCTGGGGCTTTGGCGCTTCACTGCTGCTCGTCGTGATGCAACTCGCCGCGATGGGTTACATGACCATCCTGAATTCGAAGGCAAAAGAATCGCAGGAAAATCTTATTCGCAATTATAAACTTGGCTGGCGCATCGGTATGACTTGCGCCTTCATTCAAATTTTGTTGCTCGTTCCCCTGCTTACTTACGCCTCGTACGAATTTCCGATCATCTGGGCCGATCATTGGTATCCCAAACTGGTGCTGGTGATTGTCATCCTTGGCGGGACGGTCCTCATCACCAGCGCGAAGATTCTTTTGACCAAGGTGCCGCTGCGATTCAACGAGCCGATGTCCCGGCGAGTCTCGCGCGCCGAAGCGCCGGAATTGTGGGACGCCGTGCTGACCGCTGCCGCGCGGCTTAACGCCACGCCGCCGGACAATATCATCATCGGTTTGCAGTTGAATTTTTACGTCACCGAACTCGCCGTCTGGGATGGCAAGGAACTCGCGCAGGGCCGCACGTTGTTTCTATCGTATCCGTTGCTCAAACAACTTCCCGAGGAGGAAATCATCGCCATCATCGGCCATGAACTCGGTCATTTCATCGGTGATGACACGCGCCTCACGCGGGAATTTTATCCGCTGCATTTAAAAACCCACGGCACGCTCGTGGCGTTGGCGGGCGCAAAATACATCGGCTGGACGACGCTCCATTTTTTGAATTTTTTCGATTGGTCATTCGCCGAAACCAAAAACACCGTTTCCCGCCGGCGCGAATTGCTGGCGGATTCGAAGGCCGCCGCCGTCACTTCGCCGCGCGTTGCCGCCAGCGCGCTCGTGCGGTTCCACGTGCTGCTCGAAGCTTTCAAGCAGGGCATGGTGGATGCCGTCACCAAGGGCGGCCAAAGCCCGCTGGATATTCCCCTGCACACGGTGGTGCGCGAAAAACTTCCCGCGGGCGTGGCGTTTTGGGATGAATTGTTCCAGCAAAAATTGCCGCATCCGCTCGACACTCATCCCGCTTTGCATGTGCGCCTTGAAGCGCTCGGTCAGACGATTGATGCCAAAGCCGCCGAGGCGCTCGCAGTCCAGGAAAATGAAAGCGCCTACAGCCGCTGGCTCGCCCATCGCTCGGAATTGTTTGCCGACCTGCGCAACCAGGCCGATGCCGCCATTGGAACGATGCGTTCTCGCGCGCAGGTCACCACCGCCGATTATCAAACCGCCGATGGCCGCGAGTTGCTGGATAAACATTTCCCGGTTCGCAAATGGAAATCCAGCGCGAGAGCTTTTTGGATTTGTTTGATCGTGTTTGGCTGTCTGGCCGGCGGTCTCGTCGCGCTGGCGATGTTCCTGCCTGCCGAAATGGGTCCGCTGCGAATCTTTTTCGCGTTCTTCGCCTTGCTGCCAGTGTATGGAGTGGGTGTCCTCTGGGTGCGGCATCGGAATGGGGAATTGACTCTCGACGCCAACGGCCTGAGCTATACCGGCTGGCATCGCCAACTTCGTTTCGCCGATTTGCAAAAAATTTCCTACCGAAAAACCTATGGCAGCGTGAGCGCGACATTTCATCTGAAGCAGGCACAACGCCCGTTTTGGAAAATGACCCTCTTCGAATTTAAGCGAAAGAACTTGAGCTATTCGTTCTCCGGGCTGGCCGGAGTAAAGCAATTAACCGTCGCTCAAACCATCTTCAATTACTTCACGCGGCAAATCCCAAAATGA